One part of the Bdellovibrio sp. KM01 genome encodes these proteins:
- a CDS encoding 3D domain-containing protein, which yields MQLRRIFTLLGVVGAMALSACGSADQFASYNTQTDDSGRIALNHQSIQTDENSDDWRTTLPTEHATVGKPEDFPAPTNPPVVDENTSTLPTQPATFEAETTPTHGTVSEEQINKDRPAAADVKGTAKLTPTVYFFPVFDEDKKSCPDSEKVTLHGQGGKALIRVCKKNSMACGLQGSCSIKQKGKIRMLNILARIKGQNRYFEINREECKYGYGDRTVCLDPFHTLAADLTVYKLGEVIYIPSIIGLILPDGTMHDGYFIIRDKGSGINGRGRFDFYSGFVPWYEKMNPFNRIGLADKNTAVPYMRITGAKAKEIQARRAYPRIPPDNQPLK from the coding sequence ATGCAATTGAGACGGATTTTTACCTTGTTGGGGGTCGTGGGAGCCATGGCTTTATCCGCTTGTGGATCTGCCGACCAATTTGCATCTTATAACACCCAGACTGATGACAGTGGCCGAATCGCATTGAATCACCAAAGTATCCAAACTGATGAAAACTCTGATGACTGGAGAACAACTCTACCGACCGAACACGCGACAGTCGGCAAACCCGAGGATTTTCCAGCTCCTACAAATCCACCAGTGGTTGATGAAAACACCTCGACACTTCCAACTCAGCCAGCGACTTTTGAAGCCGAGACGACACCTACCCATGGCACTGTCTCTGAGGAGCAGATCAACAAAGATCGTCCTGCCGCAGCTGACGTGAAGGGAACTGCGAAGCTGACTCCGACAGTTTATTTCTTCCCAGTGTTTGATGAAGATAAAAAATCCTGCCCGGATTCTGAAAAAGTCACTTTGCATGGTCAGGGTGGTAAAGCGTTGATCCGCGTATGCAAAAAGAATTCGATGGCTTGTGGCCTTCAGGGTTCTTGTTCGATCAAACAAAAAGGCAAGATTCGCATGCTAAATATTTTGGCACGTATCAAAGGCCAAAACCGTTATTTCGAAATCAATCGTGAAGAATGCAAATATGGTTATGGTGATCGTACCGTTTGCTTGGATCCTTTCCACACTTTGGCGGCGGATTTAACAGTTTATAAATTGGGTGAGGTGATTTACATCCCATCTATCATTGGACTTATTTTACCAGACGGGACGATGCATGACGGTTACTTTATCATTCGTGATAAGGGATCAGGCATCAATGGCAGAGGTCGCTTTGACTTTTACTCGGGCTTCGTACCCTGGTATGAAAAAATGAACCCGTTCAATCGTATTGGGCTTGCTGATAAGAATACGGCTGTTCCTTATATGAGAATCACTGGAGCTAAGGCGAAAGAGATTCAAGCCCGACGTGCTTATCCTCGCATTCCGCCGGATAACCAGCCTCTTAAATAA
- a CDS encoding cation-translocating P-type ATPase: MELDRHLTCKYCQSPSNGAEYCCEACKVLDTQVGPLKLDQENPFAHLDQPQFKALYKQDERKDYDYLIFAEGMHCSSCVHLLEKLPEFCPGILEARANFGQSTIAVKLSETGSLAKAVQSIAELGYEPKILSPEDNLQEKYKEENRTFLKRIAVAGFCAGNIMLFTIPIYAGLESSWAYVFNGISLALFLPILCYSAVPFYQGTLNALKFRMMNVDLPITIAMLSGFIFSTWNFFHKRDGIYYDSTASFLFLILSARYLLKRVQQNYLAPARMQTYFKDQTYERLTHDHTDLIPWNHIRLHDTLVIKQNQTLPTDCVLLSDCATVDLSLFNGESLPQIYSSGMTLLGGTKLLSENIKVQASSTFENSQIGKLFNDLDQKSYQKSNFVSLTDRLAQRLIAIVFGLAAVFLALYSFVDPLEAFQRSLALIVIACPCALAFGSPLTLGLAIKKAQRMGILMKSANTFEKILDLKNIFFDKTGTLSEGSLTLVNSAPESLPVSVQQIVLALEAHSHHPVAFALRKAWGHIPAAKNVTNAQEILGQGVRGYVGDDLYEIFPYNTTLPGSQIAVEVLKNHRSVCQLYFADRLREDSARIVNELQKRGLHTFLISGDKSVRAKEAAFHCNIPSQNAYGDLNPQAKYELIRNYPDSCMIGDGANDSLSLQNATVGIAVKGSVDLSLQHADIYFTRGGLQPLMDLFALTETTRNVMAKTLTVSLVYNCLGGAAALLGLINPMMAAILMPISSVLIVLTSLWGMR, from the coding sequence ATGGAGCTCGATCGGCATCTCACTTGTAAATACTGTCAAAGCCCCTCAAATGGAGCTGAGTACTGTTGTGAAGCCTGTAAGGTCTTAGATACCCAGGTTGGCCCCCTTAAATTGGACCAAGAAAATCCTTTCGCTCACCTGGATCAACCACAATTTAAAGCCCTTTATAAACAAGATGAACGCAAGGATTACGACTACCTAATTTTTGCCGAGGGCATGCATTGCTCATCTTGTGTGCATCTTTTAGAAAAGCTGCCTGAATTTTGCCCGGGAATTTTGGAAGCCCGCGCTAATTTTGGTCAATCAACAATTGCTGTGAAGTTAAGCGAAACAGGTTCTTTGGCAAAAGCCGTACAAAGTATCGCAGAACTTGGTTACGAACCGAAAATCTTGAGTCCTGAGGACAACCTTCAAGAAAAATACAAAGAGGAAAATCGCACTTTTCTAAAACGAATTGCGGTGGCGGGATTTTGCGCAGGGAACATCATGCTTTTCACCATTCCGATTTATGCGGGATTGGAAAGTTCTTGGGCGTATGTTTTCAATGGCATTTCTTTGGCATTGTTCTTACCGATTCTTTGCTATAGCGCGGTTCCATTTTATCAAGGCACATTGAACGCTTTAAAATTCCGTATGATGAATGTGGACCTGCCAATTACAATCGCCATGTTAAGCGGATTTATCTTTTCCACTTGGAACTTTTTCCACAAACGAGATGGTATTTATTATGACAGCACAGCGAGCTTTTTATTCTTAATTTTAAGCGCCCGTTATCTACTAAAAAGAGTGCAACAGAACTATCTCGCGCCAGCACGTATGCAGACATATTTTAAAGACCAGACTTATGAACGTCTGACACATGATCACACGGATCTTATTCCGTGGAACCACATCCGTCTGCACGACACTCTGGTTATTAAGCAAAATCAAACTTTGCCAACAGACTGCGTGCTCTTAAGTGATTGTGCCACCGTGGATCTGTCTTTATTCAATGGCGAATCTTTGCCGCAAATTTATTCTTCCGGCATGACTTTGCTGGGGGGAACAAAACTTTTAAGTGAAAATATTAAAGTACAAGCCAGCTCCACTTTCGAAAACAGTCAGATTGGTAAGCTCTTTAATGACCTGGATCAAAAAAGCTATCAAAAAAGCAACTTTGTCAGTTTAACCGATCGTCTGGCGCAAAGATTGATTGCGATCGTATTTGGGCTAGCGGCCGTGTTTTTAGCTCTTTACTCTTTCGTAGATCCGCTGGAGGCCTTTCAACGTTCACTGGCTTTGATTGTGATCGCCTGCCCTTGCGCTTTGGCCTTTGGCTCACCTTTGACTTTGGGCCTTGCGATTAAAAAAGCTCAACGTATGGGCATCTTGATGAAAAGTGCCAATACGTTTGAAAAAATCCTGGATCTGAAAAATATCTTTTTTGACAAAACCGGTACACTTAGCGAAGGCAGTCTGACTTTAGTTAACTCTGCGCCTGAATCCCTGCCCGTAAGCGTGCAACAAATCGTCTTGGCGCTGGAAGCTCACTCTCACCATCCCGTGGCTTTTGCCCTTCGCAAAGCCTGGGGCCATATTCCCGCTGCAAAAAACGTAACCAACGCCCAAGAGATTCTGGGGCAAGGTGTTCGCGGTTATGTGGGCGATGATCTTTACGAAATTTTTCCTTACAACACGACATTGCCTGGAAGCCAGATCGCTGTTGAGGTTTTAAAAAACCATCGCAGCGTTTGTCAGTTGTATTTCGCAGACCGCCTGCGTGAAGACTCTGCTCGTATCGTGAATGAACTGCAAAAACGCGGGCTTCATACTTTCTTGATTTCCGGAGATAAATCCGTACGCGCGAAAGAGGCGGCTTTTCACTGCAATATTCCTTCGCAAAATGCTTATGGAGATTTAAATCCACAAGCCAAATACGAGTTGATTAGAAATTATCCTGACAGTTGCATGATTGGCGACGGCGCTAACGATTCCCTGTCTCTTCAAAATGCCACAGTTGGTATCGCGGTTAAAGGCAGCGTCGATTTAAGCTTGCAACATGCGGATATTTATTTCACTCGTGGGGGGCTGCAACCCCTGATGGATCTTTTTGCCCTGACAGAAACAACTCGCAATGTGATGGCAAAAACTTTGACGGTTTCCCTGG